The DNA window ACAATTAATAACCTGCATGGTGGACCTTCATCTACATACCATGGGTTGATGATAATGGGTGAAACTTtacttagattattttttttgttaagcagACGTTCGttcccattatttttttcaagaaaatatcagTGATAAATCTTGAAATCAACGGTTGGGTTTTGAAATTACTACCATTCTTggtgtgaaaaagaaaaggaaatactgatatctttttttatttgattgcagAAAACACAGTGAAgttcaattatataatttatagtcCATAGGAAAGTTTAGGAATCTGTGGTTAAAACTGCGTCTAGATGTGTAGGCATGAAAAAGCTTATGCACAAGcacctatgatttttttttttttttttgtgtgaaatgaatatattattttcacacAACCTGTTAATAAAGAAATATCGATGCGTATTGCAGTAATGTCAACTGTGGGCGCACATCAGCCGGGAATGCAACTGCAACAAGCAAATGTCAAATGCATTTGACATTACctaattaaaccaaaataaagtGTCCGTTTCGTTAATCTCGTTAATAAAAACATCAGCTTTAATCATCTATGAAGACATTCAAGATGTTACCTTAAGAAAACAACATTTTCAGAAGCTGTCTTATCCTAAACAAAAATGAAGCGCGATTAATTAAGAATGTAGGGACGTCAAGGTACATAGAAAGTCAATGTCTTCTTGTACTCAAGTGGAGAGCGTGACATTTTTAGAGGATGGGAGTAATAAATTTCACATCATAGAACCAAAGTTAAGCGTTTTCTATGGTTAGTTTCTTCGAAGTAGCCTCATAATAATGAAACGAGGATGCTCCGAAAGAATCTCACAAGGAAATGGATGCTTCGAAAGAATTTCTCTGTGGATGTGGACCATGTACTTCGTCTATTTCAAGCTTGCCTAGTGCCAAGGGGTTCTAATATAAATGTCCAAAGCTTAACTGCGAAGAAAAAGGGCTAAGGCCCGAGAAATTGTGAGTGGGATTGCATTTATTAGTAACTAACTTATTCAATTCTCGAACAAATAAGCCCATCCTTACTTCGGGCATGATTTTTGTCCATTCATGATCGAAGCTTTTTGGGCCTGGGGTGTGTGATTGCCGAGAAGCATGTTCAAGTTTACACAGATGAATGAAGAAACACAAGGACGATACTATATTTACACATGAACAGAGAATCAGACACAAATAATAAACAGATGGCAAAAATAGTCAACCTAGAGCTAGAAGGAAGCCAGCAACATCTtggaaaaagaaagggagagaACATTTTAAGTGGGACCCTCCGTCGTCTGCAATATTCTCAatttcaatctcaattttaaatGAGAAACTTTAAGGGACTCCAGGAACACTTACGATCGCCTCAAAGAGACCTCGAAGTTCAATACCCCATGATGTAATTCATGGATTCCCAAATTTGAAGTAACAAAAGTAGATTTTGTGCCACAATAATCTCAAATAGAACTGTCATAGCCCCACAAGTGATCTAAgataatgaagaataaattaactGTCCAAAAGATCAATGTCAAAATCTCACACTAGATTTTCACTTGCACTATAACACGCCATTGGAAAGGTTAAGACTTGAAAGAGAACCCACTCTTTAAGGTCATTATTAATGTTTGTTAGGTACAATGGGCCATTGTAATCTGATATATGCAATGGGATAACGGTCAACTTTGCAGATATATGCTACCACTATTCGTGTAATAGAAGAGATAAGCCTTCTATTCCCCTACGTGGCAGGTGCATCTCTTGTTGAAGCTGGCAAATGCCCGCAAGAAacctatttatttatctatttatcgTCTAGATCGATGGGGTAGGTGAAGTCTACCTTCGTACAAGATCCAATCTCGATTATGTTTCCGCGGAAGTATCTACTCGTTACAGAATCTCAAGTATCAAGGTAATAGATGTTATGTTAGAACCTGGCTTTCTGGGCAACTGGGATCAACTTTCAGTAAAAAAGGGGGCATCTATGTCCGTCCTTGACAGACCAACAACCGCCTTTGGGACGTGCTAGAGTCATGTCTGTAGTTCATGGTTTAAATCTtgtgttttttctagttttctctCGTATTACAATATTCGtcaataattacataattactGCAGGTTTTTCAAAACAAACTTCTAATGCatgttgtaagaaaaaaaaaaaaaaaccgaagtgCTTGTTCATCAGCCGGGCAAGTTATCTGTTATTCAGCGTTCAAGATAGACAGGTTTGCTGTTAATCTAAAGAAACGCATAAAGAAAGAAGTGAAAGGTAGtcaagaaagtaaataaaagctgtaagataaattgaaaataacgcTAAATTACTTTAGGaattttccatgatttttttctgcCACGTTGCACATTCCATTTCATTAACAAGTCTCGTAAGCAGTAGATTTGAAGTTCCCACATGTGCTGGTCGATGCTGCGCAGCTTCTCCCTGAAGCTTTCTTATCTTGATCGCTCTCTTTCATAAGAATCGACCAACTCACATGTGCTCAATGGGAGATGTTTATTTTGGGTgtaatcaatattaaatatcattatgTGCATGGAATACTCGTATGTGATGCTTATTGAAAAACTAATTGACCAGTTTTCAAGCACTATACCACTCGGAGAAAGCATTATAAGGCAGAGTTGAGGAAACACCACGTAGCTTTTAATGATTCCTAGGTGCTATATCTAGATACTGCCACTCACAACCAAGACTAACTAAAACCTCAACATAAAGCACATACGTGAAAGTCTAACAATGCTGATGAaagcaaaaaatcaattatcggAATCAATAAACCTTCTAATCTGATTTTTCTTACTTctaaggaaaaggaaaggataaACGATGAGAAGGAACTCCCCTGGCAATGAAACCTCCACTAAGATCTACACTAACAAATGACCATGGTTCTCCTAAACAAACCACCTAAAAACCTCTTGGAAtattatttgtaaataaaaCAACAGGTATGTATACGAGGAGCAGGGTGGCCTGCATATACCTTGATTTTATGTGGAATGGTGCCACTCTTAGCTGTAACAGTGCTCCCAACGCCAAATTTTGGCTTCTTCGCTGCGGGTCTCAGTATTTGGAAAGAACATTGTGGATTCTCATCCAAGGTCATCATGGCACCAGCATTGTCAATCTCAGGCAGACAGCTATTTCTCATATCGCTTGCCTGCTTGTTTCATAATCTAACAATTCCTGAAAACCTCTTGGAAtattatttgtaaataaaataacaggCATGTATACGAGGAGCTGGGTGGACTGCATATACCTGGATTTTATGTGGAATGGTGCCACTCTTAGCTGTAACAGTGCTCCCAACGCCAAATTTTGGCTTCTTCGCTGCAGGTCTCAGTATTTGGAAAGAACATTGTGGATTCTCATCCAAGGTCATCATGGTACCAGCATTGTCAATCTCAGGCAGACAGCTATTTCTCATATCGCTTGCCTGCTTATTTCATAATCTACCGATTCCAAAAAAATTCAGCAGGCCGAATATTAAAACATCACCTAGATCTCATTTTTTTAGTGCATATTGTCCAATGAGTCCTGTGTGCTATATATtcagaaatgaaaattttcaatcatttaGGCATTAGATGAATGCACTCACCACTTTTATCCATAAGAACAGAGTTTAGGCAGTTTCCCATAAGCCTTGATCCCTAACAAATTCAAATTCCAATCAATATATACATAACAAATCCACTTTGACGTGATAATCTGCTTTGACTGTCCTAACAtgcaaaattcaattttgacatTATAGATATggttgggaaaaaaataatgggGTTTTATAAAAGGATATTTACCACAAATCTTGATAGGAGCTTCAAGCTCTAGAAGATTGGGCCGCTTCAAGAAAATCATCCTCGAAGTGATGCGAAGTTGCCTAATTTCAGCCTCGGAAAGCTGAACCTAGTTTCCCCCAACTTCAAGCAACCTATTAATGATTCCATCAAGAACAAAAGgctccaattttattttattttattttgcctcTGTTAAGTCTTCTGactaaaataaaagggtgaaCAGGATTAAAGGGAATATGATCTCTTTGGGGGTCTGGGTTTCTTAGTAGTGGAGTAAAGAATGAATGgtgttattttgaaaaaaaaagaagataaatggAAAGCAAGTAGCGAGTGTTTCGAGTAGTAGAAAAGTGGTGGCTAGGCGAAATATTAACCCCAAAAAGAAGCTCTTCCTCGAGAGAAAGAAATACTGATAATTACAGAGATCTTGACgcttattttctttgaaaatttttaagcGGGGCGGCAGGCTGCGACCACCCAATTGAAGCATTGTTGCTTTTTTGAAAGTGATGGTGGTGGACCATTGTCCATTGCCACTCGAGAGCCGGGCCGGCCTTATCTCCATCTCATATTCACTTCTTATGCCTTCTCTTTGGGCTGAAAAATTGCTTCCTCTTGGGAGCTCTTTGGTGACCTTGAATATTATCCTCAACCAACCAACACAGAAAAGGGCTCCGAAAAGAGGTGGACATGGTTACTTATGTTCTGTTTGATTTAAGATACGagtgttaaaagataaaatattaaagatgtaAAAAGtgattaaaggataaaatattgAGAATATTGCATTCCCGTGTAATAACTATGTATAATGATGGAatccaataaatttaaatttaaaatcaaaattttaattataatatttatttgtggCGCCTATTGATTGTTTGTAAAGAAATaatagttagaaaaaaataaaacttgcacTAGTCTTAAAAATTTGGACCGAAACTGTCTAAGGAATAGAAAACCGTGACCAAtgtcaaatattagaaaaaagaaatggttaTTCACGTGGATACAATTTTGGTGCCTAGAGAAATAAGAAAACTTCATCACACAATTTTccgtgaatttttttttcctgccagGTGTGTAACTTTCATGTCCATCTTCATTTATAAAGTTTTCTAGcaaacaaatatttcttataagaTCAGCTATATAATCTctagaagatgaaaaaaaaaagggacgaatgaaacaaaaacaaaacaaataacacatTTTCAAAGTAGTAACAGCATATATTTTAGCTCACTAGCAGTCGAAGATCATGTTATGATCAGCTTTAAGATCTTCATGAAGATAAGGTATCCACTACACATAAAGTGATTTACTTGCTACGTATACCAAAGTGCTCCCACTACTTTATACAGAGAAGCCAGTTCCAAGAAGCAAGGAACTTGTAGTGGCTCATGATGACTCGTCTAAAAAGGCAAGACTTCGAAAGATTCAGATATTAGACACAGAGACTCACCTGCTTCTTCAACTAATTACACCAGTGAGAGAAGATTGGAAAAGGctggagagggagagagagagagagagagagagagagagagagagatgattgtTGTTGGGGGTGGAGAGTGGCCAGCTATTTATAAAGGTTTCAACTTTCATGTGATTAACACAAACCCGAAATCAATGCGGCATCTAATGGTATCTACCCACTTAATGATAGTCAACTCTTTCACAATCTTGCCACTTCTCTGTATCCTCTCTGTTAATCACAACCCCTTCTTTATTGAATggatattttagctttttttttttttttttttatatatgtatatatacttGTGCCCTTTAAACAGTTATTAATCGTCATCTCTAATTGAGGCGTTGGTACGTTCAAAACAAACTGAGGTGTTGGTGGTCTATTTACAAAAGAATTTATGGTCAAGTACCATAAAGTTACAGTGATCAAGATGGAAATTGCCCGCCCTCCTCCTGGTAAACTAGCTGGGAAAGTAGAAATCAAGGGATTTCCAGGATTCTGACCAATGCGAGAGCCATAGACAAACCATGGAGTCCTCACTAACGATGAAGTTGCTCGAAAAGACTTGCCTTTTAGCAACCGCCTGGAGTCCATCCATCCTTCCACTCCACCTTGATCCATTCTTAATTACAAATAGTTTGTATAAAAACATAACGTAAAACTTGGGGATTCCTTCATCCCTTTAGATAATTCTCATTTCGTTATCGTCAtcctattttttaatctaaccaAGGAGGCCTGATTCTATG is part of the Populus alba chromosome 10, ASM523922v2, whole genome shotgun sequence genome and encodes:
- the LOC118048842 gene encoding uncharacterized protein isoform X3 codes for the protein MRNSCLPEIDNAGTMMTLDENPQCSFQILRPAAKKPKFGVGSTVTAKSGTIPHKIQASDMRNSCLPEIDNAGAMMTLDENPQCSFQILRPAAKKPKFGVGSTVTAKSGTIPHKIKPFFFAVKLWTFILEPLGTRQA
- the LOC118048842 gene encoding uncharacterized protein isoform X1, whose translation is MRNSSLLEFDNASALMTMDENPQCSFQILRPAGKKQRFGVGSTVTTKSGTIPHKIKASDMRNSCLPEIDNAGTMMTLDENPQCSFQILRPAAKKPKFGVGSTVTAKSGTIPHKIQASDMRNSCLPEIDNAGAMMTLDENPQCSFQILRPAAKKPKFGVGSTVTAKSGTIPHKIKPFFFAVKLWTFILEPLGTRQA
- the LOC118048842 gene encoding uncharacterized protein isoform X2 codes for the protein MRNSSLLEFDNASALMTMDENPQCSFQILRPAGKKQRFGVGSTVTTKSGTIPHKIKASDMRNSCLPEIDNAGTMMTLDENPQCSFQILRPAAKKPKFGVGSTVTAKSGTIPHKIQASDMRNSCLPEIDNAGAMMTLDENPQCSFQILRPAAKKPKFGVGSTVTAKSGTIPHKIKVYAGHPAPRIHTCCFIYK
- the LOC118048842 gene encoding uncharacterized protein isoform X5 — translated: MRNSSLLEFDNASALMTMDENPQCSFQILRPAGKKQRFGVGSTVTTKSGTIPHKIKASDMRNSCLPEIDNAGTMMTLDENPQCSFQILRPAAKKPKFGVGSTVTAKSGTIPHKIQIMKQAGKRYEK
- the LOC118048842 gene encoding uncharacterized protein isoform X4 codes for the protein MRNSSLLEFDNASALMTMDENPQCSFQILRPAGKKQRFGVGSTVTTKSGTIPHKIKASDMRNSCLPEIDNAGTMMTLDENPQCSFQILRPAAKKPKFGVGSTVTAKSGTIPHKIQELLDYETSRQAI